The proteins below come from a single Puntigrus tetrazona isolate hp1 unplaced genomic scaffold, ASM1883169v1 S000000151, whole genome shotgun sequence genomic window:
- the LOC122332971 gene encoding LOW QUALITY PROTEIN: otolin-1 (The sequence of the model RefSeq protein was modified relative to this genomic sequence to represent the inferred CDS: inserted 3 bases in 3 codons; deleted 2 bases in 2 codons; substituted 2 bases at 2 genomic stop codons), with amino-acid sequence MFCLQDMRSIVGVLVCLSFGQCVLLPELRATDLGLLPTDNGAQGQTGQTGYAEPDLSYCQMILEAXVPPTADQVPWFCICSACSGNQGQKGDRAIAGLLPGIPGSPGPRGLTGFPGRPGFXGRPGIKGEKGDIGDKGXRWLSWSFRAEGDRGYKGEKGDRGLDGPSGDQGPKGEDGQCPETCEPLPGPAGELVFRSCRCRGLPGLNGDPGPKGXRGDPGVGGILAFKVYQGKKGDQGPQGLCNCKDGAPGAQGQTGEKGTKGDQGTTGTTGQTGPTGPKGAXGDIGMTGMPGPCSPTVQSGFSAALLTSYPTPSRPVPFKRIVLNLNQNYNPDNGVFTAPVNGTYVFSYHLQVSTRMLKVGLFHNFEAVVRTTTPVEMNTASQQVVMSLSQGDWVWVQVKDTTTNGMFTGSEASSTFSGFLLYPDKCDDMFGKRCP; translated from the exons ATGTTTTGTCTACAGGACATGAGGAGTATCGTA GGGGTGTTGGTGTGTTTGTCTTTTGGCCAGTGTGTTTTACTTCCTGAACTCCGTGCAACAGATTTGGGGTTATTGCCCACTGACAACGGGGCGCAGGGACAAACTGGACAAACGGGATATGCTGAGCCTGATTTGTCCTATTGTCAGATGATTCTGGAAG CGGTTCCACCCACAGCGGACCAAGTACCCTGGTTCTGCATCTGCTCCGCTTGCTCCGGAAACCAAGGCCAGAAAGGAGACAGAGCGATCGCGGGCTTGCTGCCAG GAATTCCTGGTAGTCCAGGTCCAAGAGGCCTCACTGGGTTTCCTGGCCGTCCAGGAT TGGGGCGTCCCGGCATCAAGG GTGAGAAAGGTGACATTGGAGATAAAGGGTGACGTTGGTTATCCTGGAGTTTCAGGGCCGAAGGAGACAGGGGATATAAAG GTGAGAAGGGAGACCGTGGTCTTGATGGTCCTTCGGGAGACCAGGGTCCAAAAGGAGAAGATGGCCAGTGCCCAGAAACCTGTGAGCCTTTACCAGGGCCAGCTGGTGAGCTGGTCTTCCGGTCCTGCAGGTGCAGGGGATTACCTGGGCTGAACGGAGACCCTGGT CCAAAGGGATGAAGAGGCGATCCGGGTGTCGGGGGGATCCTGGCATTCAAGGTGTACCAGGGCAAAAAGGGTGACCAAGGTCCACAGGGCCTGTGCAATTGTAAGGATGGGGCTCCAGGAGCTCAGGGTCAAACAGGTGAAAAGGGTACAAAGGGAGACCAGGGTACAACAGGGACAACGGGTCAAACTGGACCCACAGGACCTAAAGGTG CAGGAGACATTGGAATGACTGGTATGCCCGGACCTTGTTCACCCACCGTGCAATCTGGTTTCTCTGCTGCTTTGCTCACCTCCTATCCTACACCAAGCCGCCCGGTGCCTTTCAAGCGAATCGTGCTTAATTTAAACCAGAACTACAACCCTGATAACGGCGTCTTCACTGCCCCGGTTAACGGAACCTACGTGTTTAGCTACCATCTGCAGGTGTCCACCCGTATGCTAAAGGTTGGACTCTTCCACAACTTCGAGGCCGTGGTGAGGACAACTACGCCAGTGGAAATGAACACCGCCTCTCAACAGGTGGTGATGAGTCTGAGCCAGGGTGACTGGGTGTGGGTGCAGGTGAAAGACACCACAACTAATGGCATGTTCACGGGCAGCGAGGCCAGCAGCACATTCAGCGGGTTTTTGTTGTACCCAGACAAATGTGATGACATGTTTGGGAAGAGATGTCCCTGA